Genomic segment of Prochlorothrix hollandica PCC 9006 = CALU 1027:
CAAATCTGTCAACCGGTAAGATGGAATTTTTGGCACGAAGATCTCACCTCCCCAAGCATTTTCAATAGCCCAAATAACCATCTCAACTCCCTCTTGTAGGGAAATATTAAACCGCGTCATATTAGGGTCAGTAATAGGTAAAACCCCTGTCGATCGCTGCTGTAAGAAAAACGGAATTACAGATCCCCGTGACCCCATCACATTACCATAGCGCACAACACTAAAACGAGTTTGGCGACCCCCTCGAATATTATTCGCAGCAGTAAATAGTTTATCAGAACAAAGCTTAGTTGCTCCATATAGATTGACTGGTGCTGCTGCCTTATCCGTAGATAAAGCTACAAGTCTTTTAACATTCACATCTAAAGCAGCTTGAAGGACATTTTGTGCCCCCAAAACGTTTGTCTTGATGAACTCGATCGGGTTATATTCTGCTGCTGGCACCTGCTTGAGCGCTGCTGCATGAACAACAACATCTACCTGCTCAAAAGCTCGTCTCAGTCGCTCAAAATCTCTAACATCTCCTAAAAAATACCGTAGTCCTGGATACTTCTGTGGCGAGAACTCCTGAGACATTTCATATTGCTTTAGCTCATCACGAGAGTAAATCACTAACCTCTGAATATTTGGGTAGCGACTCAAGAGAATTGAAACAAACTTCTTACCAAAGGAGCCTGTCCCCCCTGTAATTAAAATTGAACTATTTTCTGAAAGCTGGTAACCCATGATCAAGACCTACATTAATCCCATATTTGCTTGTAACTGTCTCTTGATGTACTCCTTAGCTGATACGCCTTAGGTTTACTCACAGCCCCTGATTGAAAATATCTTGAGCCGTAAGGTTCAACCCAGGAAAAATCAGAGACTCGATCGGCATCTGTAAACGATACTCCCCCACCGACAAATCATCAATCAAAAGCATCGGTTGCTAAGGTTCCGATTCCCCACCCAGGAGCAGCGGTTACGATCGTGCCCCAATACCCCGCTGCACGACCTGCAAAACCTCAGCCATCCTGCCCGCCAATAACGCCTTCACCGCCAACCATAGCCCCGGAAACACCGCACTTTTAATCAATCCCTCTGCATCCGGCTCCTGCTGTCGATATTCGTCCTCCTCCAGCCGATACCACCGTAAAGCTTGCTCCTCCGTCAGCCAGACCAGATACTCCCGCACCCCATTGCGTCGGTAGGCCCGCAGCTTATCATGCAAATCATAGGAAGCCGTACTGACCGCAACCTCCACAATCAACTCCGGTGCCCCCTCAATATAATCATCCTCACTAATGCGCGACTGCCCACCCTGGTCCGCCTCCCAGCGCAAAATCGCATCGGGCTGGGGTTCATTCTTGGCATCCAATCGCACAGTTGTATTATCACAAACCATGGTTCCAGGAGTTGCTGCTGAATAGGTTAGCAACCAGCCAATGATACAACTATGGGGGTAGCCATGGTGATAGACCCGAACCGGGGAAGCCACGTAAACAACTCCTTCGATTAATTCAGCCTTTTTAAGGTGGGACATGGCCTGGTAGCGGCGCTCAAATTCAGGCCGACTGAGCCGATCGCCGCTCTCCAAAAGGGGCAGCACCGTCGGGATTGGGGTGGGTAGCATTATCATGTTTAGCTCCATTCTTCTTGCCTTTGCCTGCCTATGGATTGCTAGAAGCCACGATCGACCATCAACAGCCACCCTTTCCCAAAACCTCCAGCCCTCACAGCCCCTGATGGAAAATATCTTGAGCCGTAAGCTTCAACCCAGGAAAAAGGCGAGACTCGATCGGCATTCCTAAACGATACTCCCCCACCGACAAATCATCAATCAAAAGCATCGGTTGCTAAGGTTCCGATTCCCCACCCAGGAGCAGCAGTTACGATCGTGCCCCAATACCCCGCTGCACGACCTGCAAAACCTCAGCCATCCTGCCGGCCAATAACGCTTCCACCGCCAACCACAGCCCCGGAAACACCCCACTCTTAATCAATCCCTCTGCATCCGGCTCCTGCTGTCGATATTCGCCCTCCTCCAGCCGATACCACCGTAAAGCTTGCTCCTCCGTCAGCCAGACCAGATACTCCCTCACCCCATTGCGTCGGTAAGCCCGCAGCTTATCATGCAAATCATAGGAAGCCGTACTCGCCGCAACCTCCACAATCAACTCCGGTGCCCCCTCAATATAATCATCCTCACTAATGCGCGACTGCCCCCCCTGATCCGCCTCCCAGCGCAAAATTGCATCGGGCTGCGNNNNNNNNNNNNNNNNNNNNNNNNNNNNNNNNNNNNNNNNNNNNNNNNNNNNNNNNNNNNNNNNNNNNNNNNNNNNNNNNNNNNNNNNNNNNNNNNNNNNCGCAACTCAAAACGTCCCCCTCCATCCGGATACTGATCCAGAAATTCTTCAAGGTTCAAGAATTGGGATTCAGCAGATTCAAAGGTTCTAGCGGTGGGTTCCGTACTCAGTTGTGCAATCATTGCCATTAAACTTGCCTGCCTATTCATTGCTAGAACCCGCGATCGGTCGGCCACCAACAGCCACCGACTCAACCCGCGAGACTCCATCCCTAGGATTTAGCCATGCCCTGGATTCGGGAACCAGTCCAGACTCAAAACCTGATCCAAATCCGCGATCGGCTCCTCCGGCAACAGGTCTACCGGTAACCCCGCCCGTTCCGCCACAATTCGCTTTGCATCCTGATAACACTCCTCCAAAACCCCCTCGCAGTAACGCCGCAAACTAGGACTCACCTTGAGTTCCCGTTGAATCTGAACCCGGAAATTAGTCACCTCTCCACGCCAATGGGCTTGATTCCGCCCCAGTTCCGATCGCCAATATCCCAACTTTAAGAGATGCTCCCACAACCGGGTTAAAAGACTTTCTAGCTTCCGCTGATCCCGCCGCCCCAAGTCTAAAATTTCCTCCAACAAATTCTCTCGATCTAACTGCTCCAGTTGCCCCGCTTCTAAGAAACGAGCCATCTCCTCTAGCCAGAGATGGTAGTCCTGGTCGTAGAGCGATCGTTGTCCAGAGACCCTTGCTTGAACCATTCTAACTCCTCCTCATAACGGGCACCTCGAAAAATCTAACTTCTCGCCCTTATACCAACGCAAGAATAGGGGTGGGGTTGGGCGGCGAAGCCGCCCAACCCCATTAATCGAGGTGCCCTAACCGAGTTTGCTCTTTGTCCCCCATGCAGACGATCGCGGCCTCTCTGCCAACCTAGCTAAATCCCTACTCCAGACGGCCTTACCTCAGCCACTCCTGAAACATCCGCCCCGCCGTCAACCCCAAGTCCAACCCTGCCAACCCTGGAATCTCCCGCTCTCCCTCACACAGGAGTAGCGGACGATCGGGCCACATCACCAACACCAACTGCTCCTGGGGGTCCATTAACCAGGCCAACTGTATCCCCTCCCGCAAACATGACTTCAATTTGGCAATAACCGTCAAACTGGGCTGATCCGGCGACAAAATCTCGATCGCCCAATCCGGAGGTCCCATTAACGGCCCATTCTCTGCTGGAATCCGATCGGCCCGTACCACCGCCACATCCGGCACCACCGAACTCGTCGATAAAACACAGCGCAATTCCGGAAATGCCTCATAGTCCATCCCTAGCCCATCAATCCTTGCAACTAAACGTTTCTGCAAGCGGCTGTGATAGAGGGTTGGCATGGGTTTTTGTACCGCCACTTGTCCCACAAACTCCCAAGCAGGAGACTCCTCAATATTGGGAAGCTGCAAAAAGTTCTCTAGATTTAAGCGATCGGCCCGTTGAACAGACGGTTGTAATAGCATTAAGTTTTCGGTTGAACAATTCAATTAATCTGGCCCTAAATCAACCCCCAGCGATCGTAGCCGCTCCTGTAACGCCTGAAGTTGAGCCTCCGATCGCTCTGCCCGCAACCGTTCCTGCAAGGTTTCCCCTTCGGCCTGTTCCGCCCGCAGCCGTTCCTGCAAGGTTTCCCCTTCGGCCTGTTCCGCCCGCAGCCGTTCCTCCGCAATCCGCTCACTGCCCCAAAGCAAAAGCCGCCCCGACTCATCCCACCACCGCAACCAAGGGGCCGTCACCTCTGCCTTTTGCCCCTGCCAGACCCCTGAAAACAAGCCAATCTCCCCTAGCCAATAGCGCCCTTCCGGATTTGGTTTTAGTGCCTTGTATTGCCCCTCCTGTAACTGATAAACCTCCAAACAACAAATATCGGGTTCAAAAATCACGTAAATCGGAACCTGGAGAATTTGCTCGTAGAAAAACCATTTCCCATAGGGATAGGAG
This window contains:
- a CDS encoding Uma2 family endonuclease; translated protein: MTISLPRTLHAPLNIRWEPLPDDFVLPDDPVESTLQPLLAAALREALELDDRIPAHCLIASNFGLCAVVDGKTIVKAPDWVYVPRVQSVSVGTVRRSYTPNLEGEKPAIVMEFISATEGGEYSIKPSYPYGKWFFYEQILQVPIYVIFEPDICCLEVYQLQEGQYKALKPNPEGRYWLGEIGLFSGVWQGQKAEVTAPWLRWWDESGRLLLWGSERIAEERLRAEQAEGETLQERLRAEQAEGETLQERLRAERSEAQLQALQERLRSLGVDLGPD
- a CDS encoding DUF29 domain-containing protein: MVQARVSGQRSLYDQDYHLWLEEMARFLEAGQLEQLDRENLLEEILDLGRRDQRKLESLLTRLWEHLLKLGYWRSELGRNQAHWRGEVTNFRVQIQRELKVSPSLRRYCEGVLEECYQDAKRIVAERAGLPVDLLPEEPIADLDQVLSLDWFPNPGHG
- a CDS encoding Uma2 family endonuclease, coding for MLLQPSVQRADRLNLENFLQLPNIEESPAWEFVGQVAVQKPMPTLYHSRLQKRLVARIDGLGMDYEAFPELRCVLSTSSVVPDVAVVRADRIPAENGPLMGPPDWAIEILSPDQPSLTVIAKLKSCLREGIQLAWLMDPQEQLVLVMWPDRPLLLCEGEREIPGLAGLDLGLTAGRMFQEWLR
- a CDS encoding Uma2 family endonuclease; this encodes MLPTPIPTVLPLLESGDRLSRPEFERRYQAMSHLKKAELIEGVVYVASPVRVYHHGYPHSCIIGWLLTYSAATPGTMVCDNTTVRLDAKNEPQPDAILRWEADQGGQSRISEDDYIEGAPELIVEVAVSTASYDLHDKLRAYRRNGVREYLVWLTEEQALRWYRLEEDEYRQQEPDAEGLIKSAVFPGLWLAVKALLAGRMAEVLQVVQRGIGARS
- the pseB gene encoding UDP-N-acetylglucosamine 4,6-dehydratase (inverting) translates to MGYQLSENSSILITGGTGSFGKKFVSILLSRYPNIQRLVIYSRDELKQYEMSQEFSPQKYPGLRYFLGDVRDFERLRRAFEQVDVVVHAAALKQVPAAEYNPIEFIKTNVLGAQNVLQAALDVNVKRLVALSTDKAAAPVNLYGATKLCSDKLFTAANNIRGGRQTRFSVVRYGNVMGSRGSVIPFFLQQRSTGVLPITDPNMTRFNISLQEGVEMVIWAIENAWGGEIFVPKIPSYRLTDLAKAIGPDCEHPVVGIRPGEKVHEEMITSADSYTTVNLGMYYAILPVQGAYSMSEYCHATRAIQVPLGFRYNSGENESFLRVEDLRLLIREHVDQSFNVLL
- a CDS encoding Uma2 family endonuclease translates to QPDAILRWEADQGGQSRISEDDYIEGAPELIVEVAASTASYDLHDKLRAYRRNGVREYLVWLTEEQALRWYRLEEGEYRQQEPDAEGLIKSGVFPGLWLAVEALLAGRMAEVLQVVQRGIGARS